From a region of the Thermomicrobium roseum DSM 5159 genome:
- the infC gene encoding translation initiation factor IF-3: protein MSTTRPLRVNERIRVPEVRLIDETGHHLGIVRTEEALRLARERGLDLVEVQPNASPPVCRIMDYGKYRYEESRRERESRKRQKTIEVKEIRLRPRIDTHDLETKVRQIQQFLTDGAKVKVTVLFRGREIVYQDLGERVLQRVIDLLGPRAVVEQPPHAEGRTLVMFLAPGHVEVTRTASCEEREAEGQ from the coding sequence ATCAGTACGACACGGCCACTTCGGGTCAATGAACGGATTCGCGTTCCCGAGGTTCGCCTCATCGACGAGACCGGGCATCATTTAGGGATCGTCCGTACCGAAGAGGCCCTGCGCCTGGCTCGTGAACGCGGGCTCGATCTGGTAGAAGTCCAGCCCAATGCGAGTCCTCCGGTCTGCCGGATCATGGATTACGGCAAATACCGCTACGAGGAGAGCCGGCGGGAACGAGAATCGCGCAAGCGGCAGAAGACAATCGAAGTCAAGGAAATCCGCTTGCGCCCCCGGATCGACACGCATGACTTGGAAACCAAGGTTCGCCAAATCCAGCAGTTCCTGACTGACGGAGCGAAAGTCAAAGTGACTGTCCTGTTCCGCGGGCGGGAGATCGTGTACCAGGACCTGGGTGAACGTGTCTTGCAGCGGGTGATCGATTTGCTCGGTCCCAGGGCTGTCGTGGAGCAGCCGCCTCATGCGGAAGGCCGGACGCTGGTCATGTTTCTCGCTCCCGGGCACGTCGAGGTAACCAGGACAGCGAGCTGCGAAGAACGAGAAGCGGAGGGGCAGTGA
- the rpmI gene encoding 50S ribosomal protein L35 — protein MPKMKTKRAAAKRFKITGTGKVMRMRHARNHNRLKKAPRVRRSFDKMAPVHPSDVHRVKPLLPYAW, from the coding sequence ATGCCGAAGATGAAGACGAAGCGTGCCGCAGCCAAACGGTTCAAGATTACCGGGACAGGCAAGGTGATGCGAATGCGGCATGCTCGCAATCACAACCGACTGAAAAAGGCACCACGGGTTCGTCGTTCGTTCGACAAGATGGCGCCCGTTCACCCGTCCGATGTACACCGCGTGAAGCCGCTCCTACCGTACGCCTGGTGA
- the rplT gene encoding 50S ribosomal protein L20, with product MVRVKRGVTKHRRHKKILELAKGYQLGRSKLYRHANEAVLKALRYQYRDRRARKRDFRRLWIIRINAAARQHGMPYRDFIHGLKQAGVEVDRKMLADLAVHDPSAFGQLVEVARRAL from the coding sequence ATGGTTCGCGTCAAGCGAGGCGTCACCAAGCATCGAAGACACAAGAAAATCCTCGAGCTGGCCAAGGGTTACCAGCTCGGCCGAAGCAAACTGTATCGACACGCAAATGAAGCGGTACTGAAGGCGCTGCGCTATCAGTATCGTGACCGACGCGCACGCAAGCGCGATTTCCGACGACTGTGGATCATTCGCATCAATGCGGCTGCGCGTCAGCATGGTATGCCCTATCGCGACTTCATCCACGGGTTGAAGCAGGCCGGTGTGGAAGTCGATCGGAAGATGCTCGCTGACCTGGCGGTGCACGATCCATCCGCCTTCGGTCAGCTGGTCGAGGTTGCCCGTCGCGCTCTGTGA
- a CDS encoding TrmH family RNA methyltransferase — MTTVISSRHHPLVKFARSLRERRVRERERAFLVEGPKTIADAVQAGYRPSHLFYVPTRLDPLEQKVVARAQAVGTRIIAVTERVLHEIAETMTPQAVVAVFPIPSIPFRLPTAEPLFALIVDRLQDPGNLGTLLRSALGAGVHAVLLTPGTVDPFNPKVVRAAAGAHFHLPIATLDPVAIQREFPGLEIVVARPQALRAYDERDWTRASAVVIGSEAHGISAELARLAADEVRIPLRGGVESLNAGVAGSIILFEAARQRRHAERKATTGE, encoded by the coding sequence GTGACGACGGTCATCAGTTCTCGTCATCATCCACTCGTTAAGTTCGCCCGCTCCCTTCGCGAGCGACGAGTCCGCGAGAGGGAGCGGGCCTTTCTCGTCGAGGGGCCGAAGACGATTGCTGATGCTGTGCAGGCGGGCTATCGGCCCTCCCACCTCTTCTATGTCCCAACGCGTCTCGATCCACTCGAGCAAAAAGTCGTTGCTCGTGCCCAGGCAGTTGGTACGCGGATCATCGCCGTTACAGAGCGTGTCTTGCACGAGATCGCCGAGACGATGACGCCACAGGCGGTCGTCGCCGTATTCCCCATTCCGAGCATCCCCTTTCGCTTACCGACAGCGGAACCGTTGTTCGCTCTCATCGTCGATCGACTGCAAGACCCCGGTAATCTCGGCACCTTACTGCGCTCGGCACTCGGAGCGGGGGTCCACGCGGTGCTGCTGACGCCGGGCACAGTGGATCCGTTCAATCCCAAAGTGGTGCGGGCAGCAGCCGGAGCGCACTTCCATCTGCCGATCGCAACGCTCGATCCCGTTGCGATTCAACGGGAATTTCCCGGGCTGGAAATCGTGGTTGCCCGTCCACAGGCACTGCGTGCCTACGATGAACGGGACTGGACGCGCGCTTCCGCGGTGGTGATCGGGAGCGAGGCACACGGTATCAGTGCGGAACTCGCGCGTCTGGCTGCAGACGAGGTCAGGATCCCCTTACGTGGCGGGGTCGAGTCACTCAATGCCGGGGTGGCGGGGTCGATCATTCTGTTCGAGGCTGCTCGCCAGCGCCGTCATGCTGAACGCAAAGCGACTACTGGAGAGTAG
- a CDS encoding HU family DNA-binding protein produces MRKSDLIKVVAERTNARQSQVAPIVNAVFQTIQETLAKGEEVSIAGFGTFRVSERARRRGRNPRTNEPIEIPARRSPSFRPGTQLKRAVAGR; encoded by the coding sequence ATGCGCAAGAGCGATCTCATCAAGGTCGTCGCCGAACGAACGAATGCCCGTCAGAGCCAGGTGGCTCCTATCGTCAATGCGGTGTTCCAAACTATCCAAGAGACACTCGCCAAGGGAGAAGAAGTCAGCATCGCTGGGTTCGGGACATTCCGGGTGAGCGAGCGGGCTCGTCGCCGCGGTCGCAATCCGCGGACCAACGAACCCATCGAAATCCCCGCCCGGCGGAGTCCCAGCTTCCGTCCTGGCACGCAACTCAAGCGTGCTGTTGCGGGGCGTTGA
- the gyrB gene encoding DNA topoisomerase (ATP-hydrolyzing) subunit B, whose protein sequence is MTNSTTRYDASAIQVLEGLEAVRRRPGMYIGSTDIRGLHHLIYEIVDNSVDEALAGYCDRIEVTIHRDGSVRVWDDGRGIPVDIHPKVGKSALEVIMTTLHAGGKFGGGGYKVSGGLHGVGASVVNALSEWLEVTVRRDGKIYHQRYERGVPVTPVETIGETTPDDHGTETVFLPDRLIFRSLDYQSDVLLQRFREVAYLTSGLTIHFVDERTDLDMTFYFEGGIVSFVRHLNRTKEVLQPQPFYVKREQNGCLVEVAIQYTDGYAESTHAFANNINTIDGGTHVTGFKAALTRAINEYARRHGLLKENDPNLSGEDVREGLTAIISVMLPEPQFEGQTKTKLGNAEVAGIVQSIVYESFTSYLEEHPAIARRIIEKCLTAARAREAARKARELVQRKGALDTFSLPGKLADCTERDPAKAELYIVEGDSAGGSAKQGRDRRFQAVLPLRGKILNVEKARLDRMLHNEEIRALITALGTGIGDQYDRSKLRYHRVILMTDADVDGAHIRTLLLTFFFRYLEGLIIDGHLYIAQPPLYRLQSGKEVHYVYSDEERDAILNRGDGKTWDIQRYKGLGEMNPEQLWETTMDPARRTLLQVTIEDAVRADETFNMLMGSAVPPRKRFIQAHAREVRNLDI, encoded by the coding sequence ATGACGAACTCGACGACACGCTACGATGCGAGTGCCATTCAGGTTCTCGAGGGACTCGAGGCTGTCCGGCGCCGCCCCGGGATGTACATCGGCAGTACCGATATTCGGGGATTGCACCATCTCATCTACGAGATCGTCGACAACAGCGTCGACGAGGCACTGGCCGGGTACTGTGATCGGATCGAGGTCACCATCCACCGGGATGGCTCTGTCCGCGTATGGGACGATGGGCGAGGCATTCCTGTCGATATCCATCCAAAAGTCGGAAAATCGGCGCTGGAAGTCATCATGACGACACTCCATGCCGGAGGAAAATTCGGTGGTGGTGGTTATAAGGTCTCCGGTGGTCTTCACGGTGTAGGGGCATCGGTCGTCAATGCGCTCTCCGAATGGCTCGAAGTGACCGTGCGGCGGGACGGCAAAATATACCACCAGCGGTACGAGCGAGGAGTGCCGGTGACGCCCGTTGAGACTATCGGGGAGACGACGCCCGACGATCACGGAACCGAGACGGTCTTCCTCCCTGATCGGCTGATCTTCCGCTCGCTCGACTACCAGAGCGACGTCCTCTTGCAACGTTTTCGGGAAGTAGCCTATCTGACGAGCGGATTGACGATTCATTTCGTCGACGAGCGCACCGATCTCGATATGACGTTCTACTTCGAGGGAGGTATCGTCTCCTTCGTGCGGCATTTGAACCGGACGAAGGAAGTGCTTCAGCCGCAACCGTTCTACGTGAAGCGAGAGCAGAACGGTTGCCTGGTAGAAGTCGCGATTCAATACACGGACGGTTATGCCGAGTCGACACACGCGTTCGCCAATAACATCAACACCATCGATGGTGGGACGCACGTCACAGGGTTCAAGGCAGCACTGACCCGGGCAATCAACGAATATGCGCGGCGACACGGTCTTCTCAAAGAAAACGATCCCAACCTGAGTGGTGAGGACGTCCGGGAGGGACTGACAGCGATCATCTCGGTGATGCTTCCCGAGCCTCAATTCGAAGGGCAAACCAAGACCAAACTCGGGAATGCCGAGGTGGCCGGTATCGTTCAATCGATCGTCTACGAATCGTTCACGAGCTATCTCGAAGAGCATCCTGCTATCGCGCGGCGTATCATCGAAAAGTGCTTGACTGCGGCTCGGGCGCGGGAGGCAGCCCGCAAAGCACGCGAACTGGTCCAGCGCAAGGGGGCGCTCGATACCTTCAGCCTTCCTGGAAAGCTGGCCGACTGCACCGAGCGCGATCCGGCCAAGGCAGAGCTCTATATCGTCGAAGGCGACTCAGCAGGTGGCTCGGCCAAGCAAGGACGCGATCGCCGCTTTCAGGCGGTGCTTCCGCTCCGGGGCAAGATTCTCAATGTCGAGAAGGCGCGACTGGATCGGATGCTACATAACGAGGAGATTCGTGCCCTGATTACCGCGCTCGGCACGGGCATCGGCGACCAATACGACCGCTCGAAACTGCGTTACCATCGAGTCATTTTGATGACTGATGCAGATGTCGACGGGGCACACATTCGAACTTTGTTGCTCACTTTCTTTTTCCGGTACCTCGAGGGACTGATCATCGACGGTCATCTCTATATCGCCCAGCCACCGCTGTACCGCCTGCAGAGCGGGAAAGAAGTGCACTACGTTTATTCGGACGAGGAGCGCGATGCCATACTCAACCGGGGTGACGGTAAGACGTGGGATATACAGCGCTACAAGGGACTTGGGGAAATGAATCCTGAGCAGCTTTGGGAGACGACCATGGACCCAGCGCGGCGTACGCTGCTCCAGGTGACGATCGAAGATGCCGTGCGGGCGGATGAGACGTTCAACATGCTGATGGGATCAGCTGTCCCACCGCGCAAGCGCTTCATCCAGGCACACGCCCGGGAGGTACGGAACCTGGATATCTGA
- a CDS encoding metallopeptidase family protein, which yields MPVVVTRREFEHMVHDALSCLPEEFRRALDNVALVIEREPRRHHRRLAGGRTGTLFGLYEGVPLTQRTTGYGLVPPDVITLFQGPICRAARDRRDVARIVRETVLHELAHYFGIDDQRLLEIGRY from the coding sequence ATGCCGGTCGTCGTGACGCGCCGCGAATTCGAGCACATGGTCCACGATGCGCTGAGCTGCCTGCCTGAGGAGTTTCGACGAGCTTTGGACAACGTCGCGCTGGTGATCGAGCGCGAACCGCGGCGGCATCACCGCCGGCTGGCCGGGGGGCGCACCGGTACGCTCTTCGGGCTTTATGAGGGGGTGCCACTGACGCAGCGGACGACAGGATACGGTCTCGTACCACCGGACGTGATCACGCTCTTTCAAGGCCCCATCTGCCGGGCAGCCCGTGATCGACGCGATGTTGCCCGCATCGTTCGCGAGACGGTTCTGCATGAGCTCGCACACTACTTCGGAATCGATGACCAGCGATTGCTGGAAATCGGGCGATACTGA